From Puniceicoccaceae bacterium, a single genomic window includes:
- a CDS encoding PAS domain-containing protein: protein MSRHHSPLTGREISFGEEEILVSKTELSGVITYANTVFQRVSSYTESELIGQPHNILRHPAMPRAVFKLLWDTIQNRREIFAYVLNRAKHGDEYWVFAHITPSFGMDGKLNGYHSNRRFAYRDAIAKVTRLYQQMLHEEQQHARAVDAMAASTRLLQQELERNGQSYDEFVFNLSAKTTLDSTLHPRKHSLS, encoded by the coding sequence ATGAGTCGACACCATTCTCCTCTCACAGGCCGTGAGATCAGCTTTGGAGAAGAAGAAATTCTCGTCTCCAAAACCGAGTTAAGCGGCGTGATCACCTACGCCAACACGGTCTTTCAGCGCGTTTCAAGCTACACCGAGTCCGAATTGATCGGGCAGCCGCACAACATCCTGCGGCATCCCGCCATGCCGCGGGCGGTCTTCAAGCTGCTTTGGGATACCATTCAGAACCGTCGGGAAATTTTCGCCTATGTGCTCAACCGCGCCAAACACGGCGACGAATACTGGGTGTTTGCCCACATCACGCCAAGCTTCGGAATGGATGGCAAACTCAATGGCTACCACTCCAACCGACGCTTTGCCTACCGGGATGCCATCGCAAAGGTCACACGCCTTTACCAGCAGATGCTGCACGAAGAACAACAACATGCCCGGGCTGTTGACGCGATGGCAGCGTCCACCCGACTCCTGCAACAGGAGCTCGAGCGCAACGGCCAGAGCTACGATGAATTTGTTTTCAATCTCTCTGCAAAAACCACTCTCGACTCAACGCTTCACCCACGCAAACACAGCCTGTCATGA
- a CDS encoding methyl-accepting chemotaxis protein produces the protein MICIDRASLQNIEGVCKRMLKGDINARIMGMDGDHPLKPLADAINGTLDLVDAFTRESGAAIEHCSQDKFHRPLLPQGMPGVFGTSASIINQGGARMRESFLRFCEIAALAEENSAAVNTIAAACEELSATNQEITRHAHSTVESSQQTSTQATELSDRVDDMSDALRDIQATVNMIENIAQQTHLLALNAMIEASRAGGKGTRFSVVANEVKDLAKSTSNATDQIKTHVTRIHQISERTSGSFVQIETSIKSIESSSHLIRNSLTHQVAATEEVSFHVSEVARNMETVTEKIQDLRIRR, from the coding sequence ATGATCTGCATCGACCGGGCCTCTCTTCAAAACATCGAAGGCGTCTGCAAGCGCATGCTGAAAGGCGACATCAACGCCCGAATTATGGGCATGGATGGCGATCATCCCCTCAAACCCCTGGCCGATGCCATCAACGGAACGTTGGATTTGGTCGATGCATTCACACGAGAATCAGGTGCTGCCATTGAACACTGCTCGCAGGATAAATTTCACCGCCCCCTGCTGCCTCAGGGCATGCCCGGAGTCTTCGGGACCAGCGCAAGCATCATCAATCAGGGTGGAGCGCGCATGCGCGAGAGTTTCCTGCGCTTCTGCGAAATTGCCGCACTGGCGGAGGAAAACAGCGCCGCAGTCAATACCATTGCCGCAGCCTGCGAAGAACTCAGCGCGACCAATCAGGAAATCACACGCCATGCCCACAGCACGGTGGAAAGCAGTCAACAGACCTCAACGCAAGCCACCGAACTCAGTGATCGCGTCGACGACATGAGTGACGCATTGCGCGATATTCAGGCGACCGTTAACATGATTGAGAACATCGCCCAACAAACCCACCTGCTCGCACTCAATGCCATGATTGAAGCATCCCGTGCAGGCGGCAAGGGCACGCGCTTCTCAGTCGTCGCCAATGAGGTCAAGGATCTGGCCAAAAGCACGTCCAATGCGACTGACCAGATCAAAACCCACGTCACCCGGATTCACCAGATATCCGAACGCACCAGCGGTTCCTTCGTTCAGATCGAGACAAGCATCAAGTCCATCGAATCTTCCTCGCATTTGATTCGAAACTCGCTGACGCACCAGGTAGCTGCGACCGAAGAGGTCAGCTTTCACGTGAGTGAGGTTGCCCGCAACATGGAGACCGTAACGGAAAAAATCCAAGACCTGCGCATTCGCCGTTGA
- a CDS encoding ATP-binding cassette domain-containing protein, which produces MNCIELNNITKTFTGKLAVDRLSLSIPNGSIYGFIGPNGSGKTTTLRMMLNIIYPDSGSISIFGESYRKSHRSRIGYLPEERGIYKKMKVGEMIRYFGDIKGRTIPTSRVKDWLERFELGDTYHKKVESLSKGMSQKVQFISTIIAEPELLILDEPFSGLDPVNTETMRSTLIELQRAGSTIVFSTHDMNTAERMCDRIFMIFEGKKVLDGTLQGIQNQYGSDTLRVRLNGTPSALDSLEGVSHVTDFGQEQELRLGASADPQRILRQLLDQPGIHVQRFEVVQPSLHDIFVRIAGPRATESSAAATA; this is translated from the coding sequence ATGAACTGCATCGAACTCAACAACATCACCAAAACCTTCACGGGCAAGCTCGCCGTGGACCGCCTCTCGCTCTCCATTCCCAATGGCAGTATCTATGGTTTCATCGGACCCAACGGCTCCGGAAAGACCACGACCCTTCGCATGATGCTCAACATCATCTATCCCGACAGTGGGTCGATTTCGATTTTTGGCGAGAGCTACCGGAAATCCCATCGCAGCCGCATTGGCTATCTGCCAGAGGAACGCGGCATCTACAAAAAGATGAAAGTCGGGGAAATGATCCGCTATTTTGGAGACATCAAGGGTCGCACGATACCGACCTCCAGAGTCAAGGACTGGCTTGAACGCTTTGAACTCGGCGATACTTATCACAAAAAGGTGGAATCCCTCAGCAAGGGCATGAGCCAAAAGGTCCAGTTCATCAGTACCATCATTGCCGAGCCTGAACTGCTCATCCTCGACGAACCTTTTTCGGGTCTCGATCCCGTGAATACCGAAACCATGCGCAGCACCCTGATCGAGCTGCAGCGGGCTGGCAGCACGATTGTCTTTAGCACGCACGACATGAATACGGCCGAGCGCATGTGCGACCGCATCTTCATGATCTTTGAAGGCAAAAAAGTGCTCGATGGTACGCTGCAGGGCATTCAGAACCAATATGGCTCTGATACGCTGAGAGTTCGGCTCAACGGCACACCATCCGCGCTCGACTCACTGGAAGGAGTCAGCCATGTCACCGATTTTGGACAGGAACAGGAACTGCGCCTGGGTGCATCCGCTGATCCACAGCGCATCCTTCGCCAGCTGCTTGATCAACCCGGCATCCATGTGCAGCGTTTTGAGGTCGTACAGCCTTCCCTGCACGACATCTTTGTTCGCATCGCCGGTCCACGCGCCACAGAATCCAGCGCTGCGGCTACCGCCTGA
- a CDS encoding LysR family transcriptional regulator, whose protein sequence is MSVEIYQLRTFCAVAEEENLTRAAQKLFLSAPSASAHIKSLEEVLGVKLFTRNAKGMFLTEYGHAFWQEAEHILNQVDRLKDKLIAVSGEIAGTVRLAINNPPEIIKFDELLKALVSRYPKLMIETTFSHSSDNLQRLVAGKLDFCYFEGLLKMLILRSLRSSVGH, encoded by the coding sequence GTGAGCGTTGAAATCTATCAGCTCCGCACTTTTTGCGCAGTGGCAGAAGAGGAAAACCTGACGCGCGCAGCCCAGAAGCTGTTTTTGAGTGCTCCTTCTGCAAGTGCTCACATCAAATCGCTGGAAGAGGTGTTGGGAGTGAAGCTCTTTACGCGAAATGCCAAGGGCATGTTTCTGACGGAATATGGGCATGCTTTCTGGCAAGAGGCCGAGCACATTCTCAATCAAGTTGATCGTCTCAAAGATAAACTCATTGCTGTTTCGGGTGAGATCGCCGGAACTGTGAGACTGGCGATCAACAATCCTCCCGAAATCATCAAGTTTGATGAGTTGTTGAAAGCACTGGTTTCTCGCTACCCGAAGTTGATGATTGAAACGACCTTCAGTCATTCGAGTGACAACCTGCAGCGCTTGGTCGCAGGAAAGCTGGATTTTTGCTACTTTGAAGGGCTTTTGAAAATGCTGATTTTGAGATCATTGCGTTCGAGCGTCGGCCATTGA
- a CDS encoding LysR family transcriptional regulator substrate-binding protein, with translation MILVAPKSWQVEWATLSTSDLQHYPWVFMSEGCSCYVASQKWAHANRIELKAQIRECPNDLTTLSYVASGIGLSVIAQHALEISPYRESVEILPHFSESVQLSVAYHRDGSPLMDAVVENIRQIWGKGPHAVVYAQ, from the coding sequence TTGATTCTGGTTGCTCCCAAATCCTGGCAGGTCGAGTGGGCAACCCTTTCCACCTCCGATCTGCAGCACTACCCATGGGTTTTCATGAGCGAGGGTTGTTCGTGTTATGTTGCATCGCAAAAGTGGGCGCATGCGAATCGGATCGAACTGAAGGCGCAGATCCGGGAATGCCCGAACGACCTGACCACATTGAGTTATGTTGCGAGCGGAATCGGACTCAGCGTGATCGCGCAGCATGCCCTGGAGATCAGTCCCTACCGGGAATCTGTGGAAATTCTACCTCATTTTTCAGAGTCCGTTCAGCTGTCTGTTGCCTATCACAGGGATGGTTCCCCTTTGATGGATGCGGTCGTGGAAAACATCCGGCAGATTTGGGGAAAGGGACCCCATGCTGTCGTCTATGCACAGTGA
- a CDS encoding ABC transporter permease — protein sequence MIRNLLLVAKREYIATVRSKAFIIGLIVAPLFMGGSIIAMGLLHDKVDTTDREVRVVDYTNQIGDSLIATAQERNQNDVFDRNDKKIRPAYLLSLVEPGLTAPDELRLQLSDAVRAGEIYGFLEIGPEILDTEPAAESTDDLRAGAAFYSKNPALDDMRSWLRGALNERIRHLHLTRLGIDPALAESLFKWHAVQGMELVQADESGAIQDARKANELATFATPAAMMIFLFMLIMMGSMPLLNSVMEEKNQHIAETLLSSITPFEFMFGKVLGGVGISFTASAFYISGALIMLANMGLMGFVPLHLLLWFLIYLVLAILMMGSIMAAIGSACTDMKESQNLTLPAMLPIMVPMFVMMPVIKEPLSTFATTLSLIPPFTPLVMMLRQAVPGGVPFWQPLVGLAGLFLFTLLCIWVGSRIFRIAILLKGKTPSFATLIRWSIRG from the coding sequence ATGATCCGCAACCTTTTACTCGTCGCCAAACGCGAATACATTGCCACTGTTCGCTCCAAAGCCTTCATCATCGGCCTGATCGTCGCACCTCTCTTTATGGGCGGCAGCATCATCGCCATGGGTCTACTGCACGACAAAGTGGATACCACCGACCGCGAAGTGCGCGTGGTGGACTATACGAACCAGATTGGAGATAGCCTCATCGCAACCGCTCAGGAGCGCAACCAGAACGATGTGTTTGACCGCAACGACAAAAAGATCCGTCCAGCCTACCTGCTGAGTCTTGTGGAACCCGGACTCACTGCACCGGACGAACTGCGCCTGCAGCTCTCCGATGCAGTTCGTGCGGGGGAAATCTACGGTTTTCTCGAAATTGGACCCGAAATCCTCGACACAGAACCCGCTGCCGAATCCACCGACGACCTCAGAGCAGGTGCTGCCTTTTATTCCAAAAATCCCGCGCTCGACGACATGCGCAGCTGGCTGCGCGGTGCGCTCAACGAGCGCATCCGACACCTGCACCTGACACGACTGGGCATCGACCCCGCGCTCGCGGAATCGCTGTTCAAGTGGCACGCCGTGCAGGGAATGGAACTCGTGCAAGCCGATGAAAGCGGTGCCATCCAGGATGCGCGCAAGGCCAACGAACTCGCCACATTTGCCACTCCAGCCGCCATGATGATTTTTCTGTTCATGCTGATCATGATGGGTTCCATGCCGCTGCTCAACTCGGTGATGGAAGAAAAGAATCAGCACATTGCGGAAACCCTGCTCAGCTCCATCACTCCCTTTGAGTTTATGTTTGGCAAGGTACTGGGCGGAGTGGGAATCTCCTTCACGGCATCTGCGTTCTACATTTCCGGCGCCCTGATCATGCTTGCCAACATGGGGCTGATGGGATTTGTCCCCCTGCACCTGCTGCTGTGGTTTCTCATCTATCTGGTGCTTGCGATTCTCATGATGGGATCCATCATGGCCGCGATCGGCTCAGCCTGCACGGACATGAAGGAGAGCCAAAACCTCACCCTGCCCGCCATGCTCCCGATCATGGTCCCGATGTTTGTGATGATGCCCGTGATCAAGGAACCGCTCAGCACCTTCGCCACCACACTTTCCTTGATTCCCCCCTTCACTCCACTGGTGATGATGCTGCGACAAGCCGTCCCCGGGGGTGTTCCGTTCTGGCAACCGCTCGTCGGGCTGGCGGGACTCTTCCTGTTCACACTCCTGTGCATCTGGGTAGGAAGCCGAATCTTCCGCATCGCCATCCTGCTCAAAGGCAAAACCCCCAGCTTTGCCACGTTGATCCGCTGGTCGATTCGCGGGTAA